From a region of the Triticum aestivum cultivar Chinese Spring chromosome 7D, IWGSC CS RefSeq v2.1, whole genome shotgun sequence genome:
- the LOC123165439 gene encoding uncharacterized protein At2g34460, chloroplastic, which yields MAGVFHAPTARPRLPLVLACLSPTTRKLHVTRPAASAMDEASASAPGAKKTTTVFVAGSTGKTGKRVVAKLLEKGFGVVAGTTDVGRARGSLPQDPNLQLVRADVTEGADKLAEAVRGVDAVVCATGFRRSFDPFAPWKVDNLGTVNLVEACRKAGVTRFVLVSSILVNGAAMGQLLNPAYIVLNLFGLVLVAKLQAEKYIRGSGINYTIVRPGGLTEQPPTGNIVMEPEDTLYEGSISRDQVAEVAVEALLCPEESSYKVVEIVTRADAPSRPLKDMFASIKQK from the exons ATGGCCGGTGTTTTCCACGCCCCCACCGCCCGTCCCCGCCTGCCTCTCGTGCTCGCCTGCCTCTCCCCGACCACACGAAAGCTCCACGTCACCCGCCCGGCCGCCTCCGCGATGGACGAGGCGTCGGCGAGCGCTCCAGGCGCCAAGAAGACGACCACCGTGTTCGTGGCCGGCTCGACGGGGAAAACCGGCAAGCGCGTCGTGGCGAAGCTGCTGGAGAAGGGCTTCGGCGTCGTCGCCGGCACGACGGACGTGGGCAGGGCCCGCGGAAGCCTGCCTCAGGACCCCAACCTCCAGCTC GTCAGGGCCGACGTGACGGAGGGCGCCGACAAGCTGGCCGAGGCCGTGCGCGGCGTCGACGCCGTCGTCTGCGCGACGGGCTTCCGGCGGTCCTTTGATCCCTTTGCTCCCTGGAAG GTGGACAACTTGGGGACAGTGAACCTTGTGGAAGCATGCCGAAAGGCTGGAGTTACAAGATTCGTGCTCGTGAGCTCCATTTTAGTGAATGGGGCCGCGATGGGCCAACTTCTGAATCCAGCCTACATCGTGCTCAATCTGTTCGGCTTGGTGCTCGTTGCGAAGCTGCAGGCGGAGAAATACATCAGGGGATCAGGAATAAATTACACAATTGTGAGGCCTGGAGGGCTCACAGAACAGCCGCCCACTGGGAACATTGTCATGGAGCCAGAG GACACTCTCTACGAGGGCTCCATATCGAGAGACCAGGTTGCAGAAGTGGCTGTGGAAGCATTGTTATGCCCGGAGGAGTCTTCCTACAAGGTCGTCGAGATCGTCACCCGAGCTGATGCTCCAAGCCGCCCCCTCAAGGACATGTTTGCTTCTATTAAACAGAAATGA